Proteins encoded by one window of Vitis vinifera cultivar Pinot Noir 40024 chromosome 10, ASM3070453v1:
- the LOC100855171 gene encoding heat stress transcription factor B-2a isoform X1, with translation MAEELRHSPGGKSGTRTKSPAPFLLKTYDLLEGVIDTSNGDGGQRIVSWNADGTGFVVWSPDEFSEIMLPRYFKHNNFSSFVRQLNTYGFKKIASKRWEFQHDKFQRGCRDMLAEITRKKCEPSIFPPFLKASKDNTASSADQKSNCLSLMEENESLRRQNLDLQMQISQLKALEMKLMDCLNVSIHGHHHPHNKLRRLF, from the exons ATGGCTGAAGAATTGAGGCATAGTCCAGGAGGCAAGTCTGGGACGAGGACAAAGTCCCCTGCTCCTTTCCTGTTGAAGACCTACGATCTGTTGGAAGGAGTTATAGATACGAGTAATGGGGATGGGGGGCAGAGAATCGTGTCTTGGAATGCAGATGGAACAGGGTTTGTGGTATGGTCCCCTGATGAATTTTCAGAGATCATGCTGCCTAGATACTTCAAGCACAACAACTTCTCCAGCTTCGTTCGCCAACTCAATACTTAT GGATTCAAGAAGATAGCTTCCAAGAGATGGGAATTCCAGCATGACAAGTTCCAGAGGGGATGCAGGGACATGCTTGCAGAGATAACCCGGAAGAAGTGTGAGCCCAGCATCTTCCCACCATTCCTAAAGGCTTCCAAAGACAACACAGCATCTTCTGCAGACCAAAAAAGCAATTGCCTGTCACTCATGGAGGAGAATGAGAGCCTAAGAAGGCAAAATTTGGATTTGCAAATGCAGATATCCCAGCTCAAAGCTCTGGAAATGAAGCTCATGGATTGTCTTAATGTCTCAATTCATGGGCACCACCACCCTCACAACAAACTTAGGAGGCTCTTCTAA
- the LOC100855171 gene encoding heat stress transcription factor B-2a isoform X2 — MAEELRHSPGGKSGTRTKSPAPFLLKTYDLLEGVIDTSNGDGGQRIVSWNADGTGFVVWSPDEFSEIMLPRYFKHNNFSSFVRQLNTYGSLHCMRLSFKTSRAIKAVSSCSSSSAEENWDSRR; from the exons ATGGCTGAAGAATTGAGGCATAGTCCAGGAGGCAAGTCTGGGACGAGGACAAAGTCCCCTGCTCCTTTCCTGTTGAAGACCTACGATCTGTTGGAAGGAGTTATAGATACGAGTAATGGGGATGGGGGGCAGAGAATCGTGTCTTGGAATGCAGATGGAACAGGGTTTGTGGTATGGTCCCCTGATGAATTTTCAGAGATCATGCTGCCTAGATACTTCAAGCACAACAACTTCTCCAGCTTCGTTCGCCAACTCAATACTTAT GGCTCTCTACATTGCATGAGACTGTCTTTCAAAACATCAAGGGCAATCAAAGCAGTGAGCTCTTGCTCTAGCTCTTCTGCAGAGGAAAATTG GGATTCAAGAAGATAG
- the LOC100262431 gene encoding pentatricopeptide repeat-containing protein At4g21705, mitochondrial — translation MDSRLFSLLRQSIQQYPQSLIRKNPISNRTYYTSRYGKISLYNKISPLGDPNTSVVPELDNWVQNGNKVWVAELQRIIHDLRKRKRFSQALEISEWMSKKGICAFSPTEHAVQLDLIGRVRGFLSAESYFNSLQNHDKTDKTYGALLNCYVRQRQTDKSLSHLQKMKEMGFASSPLTYNDIMCLYTNVGQHEKVPDVLTEMKQSNVYPDNFSYRICINSYGAQSDIQGMENVLKEMERQPHIVMDWNTYAVAANFYIKAGLPDKAIEALKKSEERLDKRDGLGYNHLISLYASLGNKAEVLRLWSLEKSACKRNINRDYITMLESLVRLGELEEAEKVLREWESSGNCYDFRVPNIVIIGYSEKGLFEKAEAMLKELMEKGKITTPNSWGTVASGYMDEGEMEKAVECMKAAISLHVNNKGRKPNSRVIAGILSWLGDKGRVEDVEAFVGSLRIVIPMNRRMYHTLIMANIRAGKEVDGLLASMKADKIVEDEETKKILGTKQNKI, via the exons ATGGACTCGAGACTCTTCTCCCTCCTAAGGCAATCTATCCAACAGTACCCACAATCCCTAATCAGAAAAAACCCCATTTCAAATCGGACATACTACACCAGCAGGTACGGCAAAATCAGCTTGTACAACAAGATCAGTCCTCTCGGAGACCCTAACACAAGCGTTGTCCCGGAGCTGGACAATTGGGTCCAGAATGGGAACAAGGTTTGGGTGGCTGAGCTCCAACGCATCATTCACGATCTCCGCAAGCGCAAGAGGTTCTCTCAGGCCCTAGAG ATTTCAGAGTGGATGAGTAAAAAAGGCATATGTGCATTTTCACCAACTGAACATGCCGTGCAGTTGGATCTGATTGGTAGGGTTCGCGGTTTTCTTTCTGCAGAAAGCTATTTCAACAGTTTGCAGAACCACGATAAAACTGATAAGACATATGGCGCCCTCCTAAATTGTTATGTCCGACAGCGCCAAACTGATAAGTCCCTCTCCCACTTGCAGAAAATGAAGGAGATGGGCTTTGCATCATCACCTCTCACTTACAATGACATCATGTGCCTCTACACAAATGTTGGCCAGCATGAGAAGGTCCCTGATGTGCTAACTGAGATGAAGCAGAGCAATGTTTACCCTGACAACTTCAGCTACAGAATCTGCATCAATTCTTATGGTGCTCAATCTGATATCCAGGGAATGGAAAATGTTTTGAAAGAAATGGAGAGACAACCTCATATTGTCATGGACTGGAACACCTATGCTGTTGCAGCCAATTTCTACATAAAAGCAGGCCTGCCAGATAAGGCAATTGAAGCCCTGAAGAAATCAGAGGAGAGGCTAGATAAGAGAGATGGGCTTGGTTATAACCATCTGATCTCACTCTATGCAAGTCTGGGAAATAAGGCTGAGGTGTTGAGATTGTGGAGTCTCGAGAAAAGTGCTTGTAAGAGGAATATAAACAGGGATTATATTACCATGCTGGAATCCCTGGTAAGGCTTGGTGAGCTTGAAGAAGCTGAGAAAGTGCTGAGGGAATGGGAGTCATCTGGCAACTGTTATGATTTTCGAGTGCCAAACATTGTCATTATCGGTTATTCTGAAAAGGGTTTGTTTGAGAAAGCAGAAGCAATGCTCAAAGAACTGatggagaaaggaaaaataaccaCCCCAAACAGTTGGGGAACAGTGGCTTCTGGGTATATGGATGAGGGAGAGATGGAGAAAGCTGTGGAGTGCATGAAGGCAGCTATCTCTTTGCATGTGAACAATAAAGGACGGAAGCCTAATTCTAGGGTAATTGCAGGCATATTGAGTTGGCTTGGTGATAAGGGCCGTGTGGAAGATGTAGAAGCTTTTGTGGGGTCACTGAGAATTGTTATCCCAATGAACAGACGGATGTATCATACCTTGATCATGGCAAATATCAGGGCTGGTAAAGAAGTGGATGGGCTTTTGGCCAGCATGAAAGCTGATAAAAtagttgaagatgaagaaacCAAGAAGATCCTTGGCACAAAGCAGAACAAAATTTAA
- the LOC100257317 gene encoding monothiol glutaredoxin-S17 isoform X2, whose translation MGGSVKDVESKEELDNVVRQGAPVILHFWASWCEASKHMDQVFSHLSTDFPHAVFFRDGKTVDTMEGADPSSLANKVAKVAGSINPGEAAAPASLGMAAGPTVLETVKEFAKENGASQVESQLPSGLSDTLKIHLQKVIETQPVMLFMKGSPEEPKCGFSRKVVEILREEKVKFGSFDILLDTEVREGLKKFSNWPTFPQLYCKGELLGGCDIAIAMHESGELKEVFRDHGIETSDLNEAKETKPGSGKGGISESTGLSVTLTSRLESLINSSPVILFMKGKPDEPRCGFSRKVVEILQQEKVDFGSFDILSDDEVRQGLKVHSNWSSYPQLYIKGELIGGSDIVLEMQKSGELARVLAEKGITQKETLEDRVRNLINSSPTMLFMKGTPDAPKCGFSSKVVDALRAENVSFGSFDILTDEEVRQGLKVFSNWPTFPQLYYKGELIGGCDIIMELRNNGELKSTLSE comes from the exons ATGGGTGGGTCTGTAAAAGATGTAGAGTCAAAGGAAGAGCTGGATAACGTGGTTCGCCAAGGTGCTCCCGTTATCCTCCACTTCTGGGCCTCCTGGTGTGAAGCTTCCAAGCATATGGATCAAGTCTTCTCCCATCTCTCCACCGACTTCCCTCACGCCGTTTTCTTCAGG gATGGTAAGACTGTTGATACAATGGAGGGTGCAGATCCATCTAGTTTGGCCAACAAAGTTGCTAAAGTTGCTGGGTCAATTAACCCTGGGGAAGCTGCAGCCCCTGCCAGCCTTGGGATGGCTGCTGGGCCCACTGTCCTTGAAACAGTCAAAGAGTTTGCCAAAGAAAATGGTGCTTCCCAAGTGGAAAGTCAATTGCCATCAGGTCTGAGTGATACACTAAAAATACATCTCCAGAAGGTAATCGAGACACAACCAGTCATGCTTTTCATGAAAGGAAGCCCAGAAGAGCCCAAGTGTGGATTTAGCCGAAAAGTTGTtgaaattttgagggaagaGAAGGTCAAATTTGGGAGCTTTGATATTCTGCTGGACACTGAGGTACGCGAGGGGTTGAAGAAGTTCTCCAACTGGCCAACATTTCCTCAGCTCTACTGCAAGGGAGAGCTTCTTGGCGGGTGTGATATAGCAATAGCAATGCATGAGAGTGGTGAATTGAAAGAGGTTTTCAGAGATCATGGGATTGAAACTTCTGACTTGAACGAGGCAAAAGAAACTAAACCTGGAAGTGGCAAGGGTGGCATCTCTGAGTCCACTGGCTTGAGTGTGACCTTAACCTCCAGGCTTGAAAGTTTGATCAATTCAAGCCCAGTTATCCTGTTTATGAAGGGAAAACCAGATGAACCTAGGTGTGGTTTCAGCCGAAAGGTGGTTGAAATTCTTCAACAAGAGAAGGTGGATTTCGGGAGCTTTGACATTCTTTCTGATGATGAAGTTCGGCAAGGGCTCAAAGTTCACTCAAACTGGTCCAGTTACCCTCAGCTTTACATAAAGGGTGAACTTATTGGTGGATCAGACATTGTATTAGAGATGCAGAAAAGTGGGGAGCTTGCGAGGGTTTTAGCTGAGAAAGGGATTACTCAGAAAGAGACTCTTGAGGACCGTGTAAGGAATTTAATAAATTCTTCACCGACGATGCTCTTTATGAAGGGTACCCCTGATGCTCCCAAGTGTGGTTTCAGCTCTAAGGTTGTGGATGCTTTGAGGGCAGAAAATGTGAGTTTTGGCTCCTTCGATATTCTAACTGATGAGGAGGTAAGACAGGGTTTAAAGGTCTTCTCAAACTGGCCAACATTTCCACAGCTTTATTACAAGGGTGAGTTGATAGGAGGTTGTGATATCATAATGGAGTTGCGAAACAATGGAGAGCTCAAATCTACCCTATCTGAGTAG
- the LOC100257317 gene encoding monothiol glutaredoxin-S17 isoform X1, translated as MGGSVKDVESKEELDNVVRQGAPVILHFWASWCEASKHMDQVFSHLSTDFPHAVFFRVEAEEQPVISEAYSVSAVPYFVFFKDGKTVDTMEGADPSSLANKVAKVAGSINPGEAAAPASLGMAAGPTVLETVKEFAKENGASQVESQLPSGLSDTLKIHLQKVIETQPVMLFMKGSPEEPKCGFSRKVVEILREEKVKFGSFDILLDTEVREGLKKFSNWPTFPQLYCKGELLGGCDIAIAMHESGELKEVFRDHGIETSDLNEAKETKPGSGKGGISESTGLSVTLTSRLESLINSSPVILFMKGKPDEPRCGFSRKVVEILQQEKVDFGSFDILSDDEVRQGLKVHSNWSSYPQLYIKGELIGGSDIVLEMQKSGELARVLAEKGITQKETLEDRVRNLINSSPTMLFMKGTPDAPKCGFSSKVVDALRAENVSFGSFDILTDEEVRQGLKVFSNWPTFPQLYYKGELIGGCDIIMELRNNGELKSTLSE; from the exons ATGGGTGGGTCTGTAAAAGATGTAGAGTCAAAGGAAGAGCTGGATAACGTGGTTCGCCAAGGTGCTCCCGTTATCCTCCACTTCTGGGCCTCCTGGTGTGAAGCTTCCAAGCATATGGATCAAGTCTTCTCCCATCTCTCCACCGACTTCCCTCACGCCGTTTTCTTCAGG GTTGAAGCTGAAGAGCAACCTGTGATTTCTGAGGCTTATTCAGTTTCTGCTGTGCCATATTTTGTCTTCTTTAAG gATGGTAAGACTGTTGATACAATGGAGGGTGCAGATCCATCTAGTTTGGCCAACAAAGTTGCTAAAGTTGCTGGGTCAATTAACCCTGGGGAAGCTGCAGCCCCTGCCAGCCTTGGGATGGCTGCTGGGCCCACTGTCCTTGAAACAGTCAAAGAGTTTGCCAAAGAAAATGGTGCTTCCCAAGTGGAAAGTCAATTGCCATCAGGTCTGAGTGATACACTAAAAATACATCTCCAGAAGGTAATCGAGACACAACCAGTCATGCTTTTCATGAAAGGAAGCCCAGAAGAGCCCAAGTGTGGATTTAGCCGAAAAGTTGTtgaaattttgagggaagaGAAGGTCAAATTTGGGAGCTTTGATATTCTGCTGGACACTGAGGTACGCGAGGGGTTGAAGAAGTTCTCCAACTGGCCAACATTTCCTCAGCTCTACTGCAAGGGAGAGCTTCTTGGCGGGTGTGATATAGCAATAGCAATGCATGAGAGTGGTGAATTGAAAGAGGTTTTCAGAGATCATGGGATTGAAACTTCTGACTTGAACGAGGCAAAAGAAACTAAACCTGGAAGTGGCAAGGGTGGCATCTCTGAGTCCACTGGCTTGAGTGTGACCTTAACCTCCAGGCTTGAAAGTTTGATCAATTCAAGCCCAGTTATCCTGTTTATGAAGGGAAAACCAGATGAACCTAGGTGTGGTTTCAGCCGAAAGGTGGTTGAAATTCTTCAACAAGAGAAGGTGGATTTCGGGAGCTTTGACATTCTTTCTGATGATGAAGTTCGGCAAGGGCTCAAAGTTCACTCAAACTGGTCCAGTTACCCTCAGCTTTACATAAAGGGTGAACTTATTGGTGGATCAGACATTGTATTAGAGATGCAGAAAAGTGGGGAGCTTGCGAGGGTTTTAGCTGAGAAAGGGATTACTCAGAAAGAGACTCTTGAGGACCGTGTAAGGAATTTAATAAATTCTTCACCGACGATGCTCTTTATGAAGGGTACCCCTGATGCTCCCAAGTGTGGTTTCAGCTCTAAGGTTGTGGATGCTTTGAGGGCAGAAAATGTGAGTTTTGGCTCCTTCGATATTCTAACTGATGAGGAGGTAAGACAGGGTTTAAAGGTCTTCTCAAACTGGCCAACATTTCCACAGCTTTATTACAAGGGTGAGTTGATAGGAGGTTGTGATATCATAATGGAGTTGCGAAACAATGGAGAGCTCAAATCTACCCTATCTGAGTAG